The sequence below is a genomic window from Candidatus Omnitrophota bacterium.
CTTAACATCTTTGAAGACGGTTTATTAAGAATCGCATCTTTCATGGTAGAATCCATAAAAAGTATTTCAAATATGCCTGTGCGGCCGTGGAAACCTGTAAAGTTGCAAGATTCACAGCCTGACCCCGTGTAAAGCTTGATTTCCTCCGGGCAGACAATGCCTAATTCTTTGGATATTTGAAGTTTTAGCTTTTGTTTATTAGAGGTATCCTCTTTCTTGCAAAATGGGCAGATAACCCTGACCAAGCGCTGGGCGATAAAAGCGTCAACGCTTGAAGAAATCAGAAATGCTGGCACTCCTATATCTATCAATCTTGTAATACCGCTTGGCGCGTCATTGGTATGCAGAGTTGAGAACACTAAATGTCCGGTCAAAGCAGAACGCATGGCGATTTCCGCGGTCTCTAAATCCCTTACCTCTCCGATCATGATCACGTCCGGATCATGCCTTAAAATAGACCTCAAGCCCTTCGCGAAAGTAAGCCCTATTTCAGAAGAAACTTGGATTTGCACTAACCCGGGTATTTCATATTCCACCGGATCCTCTATGGTGACAATCTTCTTTTCTTTTTTATCAATGCGCGATAGACAGGTATAAAGAGTGGTAGTCTTACCGCTTCCGGTAGGGCCTGTGACAAAAATAATGCCATGCGGCTTGCTTATTAAATTCTCAAATGTCTTTATGTCAGAGGATGAAAGCCCAAGCTTGCCTAAATCAAAGGTCATTTGGGAAGGCAGTATGCGGATAACCAGGCTTTCGCCATATACGGTAGGGATAAATGATACCCTTAGGTCTAATACCTCATTTTGCACCTTGACCACCGCTCTTCCGTCTTGAGGAAGTCGGCGCTCCACAATATTAAGGTTGGCCATAATCTTAATCCTGGAAAGCACTGGTTTCAGGTATGGTTTTATCTGGCTGGAAAGGCTTGTATCGTACAGAACCCCATCTATGCGATAACGCACGTTAAACTCTCCCCGGCAAGGCTCAATATGAATATCAGTCGCGCGTTTTTTATAGGCCTCAAGTATAATTTGATTAACCAGCCTTACTATTGATTTATCATCCGCCAATTTATCTATATCGGAAATCTCTTCCTTGGAAGCTGTATCCAGTTTAAT
It includes:
- the tadA gene encoding Flp pilus assembly complex ATPase component TadA, translated to MNSKFDEIILSYVRKNAIVPEDVLSRLIRNNASSDKSVLGLLVKENLVNETSIIKNLSSDLGLPYLEINSIKIDKRLSEVIPYKFAWHYRFVPVSIEGRLLTIALIYPLDIKTQDELRLHFGYEIKMVMANESDVLEQINALYGLGADVAGAITSDESMSENIKLDTASKEEISDIDKLADDKSIVRLVNQIILEAYKKRATDIHIEPCRGEFNVRYRIDGVLYDTSLSSQIKPYLKPVLSRIKIMANLNIVERRLPQDGRAVVKVQNEVLDLRVSFIPTVYGESLVIRILPSQMTFDLGKLGLSSSDIKTFENLISKPHGIIFVTGPTGSGKTTTLYTCLSRIDKKEKKIVTIEDPVEYEIPGLVQIQVSSEIGLTFAKGLRSILRHDPDVIMIGEVRDLETAEIAMRSALTGHLVFSTLHTNDAPSGITRLIDIGVPAFLISSSVDAFIAQRLVRVICPFCKKEDTSNKQKLKLQISKELGIVCPEEIKLYTGSGCESCNFTGFHGRTGIFEILFMDSTMKDAILNKPSSKMLRSLAISEGMRTLRKDGWEKVITGVTTAEEIIKVTEQDYADEPEESFVQPAPLATIETDSLQYDDSHTRRLFPRLPINIPFSWKFYSKEHKFPTQDMPYINTMTKNVGGGGVLFSYHEPLVLGAILDISINISSEININCLSRVVRVEEVEDGISYHIAICFLDLSGADRAKLNRLIIERSKIRT